GATTAATAATTTTACCGAAATTATCATATAGTTTATATTCATTTAATTGTCTTTTAAATTCTTGATAAAACTCATCTTTAATTTTATTGTCTATTAAAATATAATCATGAGCAGTGCAAATTTGGCCGCTATTTAAGAATTTACCAAAAATAATATTTTTGACCGTTGATTTGATATTTGCATCATCAAATACGATACTTGGGGACTTTCCGCCAAGTTCTAAAATAGTTGGAATTAAATTCTTAGCTGCATTTTCTGCGATAATTTTTCCAATGTTTGATGAACCTGTAAAGAAAATTAAATCAAAATTAATTTCATTAAAAATTTTAAATTCATTCATATCATTTGATGAACAGTACATTATGGATTCATCAAAATTATCATTAATTATTTTATTTATTAAAGTCCATGAATTTTCTGAAACCTCTGATGCCTTTAAAATAATCCTATTACCAGCAGAAATAGCTGCAATTATCGGATCAAAACTAAGCAAAAAGGGATAATTTCAAGGGCTATATATTCCAACTACACCATAAGCCTCATATTTAATATAGCTTTTAGAACCAAATAAAAATCAAGGAGTCTTAATTGATTTTGGTCTAGTTCATTTTTTTAGCTTTTTAAGCGTTAGATTAATTGAATTATAAATTAAAGATATTTCACTATAGAAAGCTTGGCTAGGTGTTTTTTTAAGATCTAAATATAAAACGTTTTCTATATCAGATTGATAAAACATTATTAATTTTTTTAGCTTTTTAAGAGTCTTAATTCTTGTTTTTAAATCAAGTGGACCATTATTTAAGTAGTTTTCTTTTTGTTTTAAAAATATTTGATAATTTTTTGTGTTCATATACCAAAAAAATACCACATTTTGAAAAAAATCAAGAAAAAAATCTACATCAATGCTATTGACTATGCAAGTTCATAACAAAAGTTTTTTTAATTAATTTTTACTATTTTATAATAGCAACTATGAACGCAAATATTAAAAACACATTGAAAAGTTTTAATGAATTTGATAATACTTTTGCTCATAAACACGATGATTTAGGTGTTAATATAATAAAAGATCAAATCAATATTAAACTTTGACAACCACTTGCAAAAGAAGTGAAAATATTATTATATAAAACTTCTAATTTAGATAGAAGCGAATCCTTTAAAATGGATAAAAGAGAAGATCTAAAAAATCATTATTCAGTTTGAGAGATTTCACTAAGTAAAGAGAAATATCAAGACTACTATTATCAATTTGAAATTATACAGGAAGACAACACTAGAACAATCGCCTTAGATCCATATGCTAAATCATTAGCCCCCTTTAATTGAGAAGGAAAAGGATATAAAGTTGCAAAAGGTGTTTTATTAAAAAAAGACCCAATAGAAATTGGCAAAAAACCTTGCGATTTAGATGTTAAATGAAATAATTCAGTTGATCCAATAATTTATGAAATGCATGTTCGTGATTTCACGAGTTTATTTGATGAATATGAAATAAAAGATAAATTGACTTTTAACGGTTTAATTCAAGCAAATATTTTTGAATATTTAAAGAAATTAAACATTACCCACTTACAATTACTTCCAATTCATGCAGCATATTCAGTTAATGATTTAGATCGAAAAATTTTATTAAAAAATCAAGGTTCAAAATGATCTACAAACTATAATTGAGGCTATGACCCGCTTAATTATTTTAGTATTAATGGTCTATACTCAACTAATGCAGAAAATCCATATGCAAGAATTGAAGAATTCAAGAATTTTGTTGATTTAGCTCATAAAAATGGAATAGGGATAATTTTAGATGTTGTTTATAATCATATGATGGATAATCATATTTTAGATGATGTTGTTCCTGGCTATTATTATAGAGATGAAGCAACTAAAAAACCTGTTATTTTCCCACCATTAGCTGATGAAAGATATATGGTTAGAAAATTAATGTTTGATTCATTAAAATATTTTGTAGAGGTATTTAATGTTGATGGATTTAGGTTTGATTTATCTTGTTTTCATCATAAAGAAACAATTGATTATATTGTTACAAATTTAAGAAAAATAAAACCTAATCTTGTTTTTCATGGTGAAGCTTGAAAATTTACTGATTTAAATTTAGAAGATTCATACATTAAAGGAATAACAAACAATAAACTCTTATTTGGATATTTTAACGATTCGATTAGAGATGCGATTAAAGGTAGTGAACATGAAGTAAATTCACCTGGATTAATTCATAAGTATAATAAAGAACAATTTTTAGAATATACTAGCTCAATTGTTGCCGGGTTAAAGAATTATTCATTTGGCGAAATACCACACTCGGTTGATTCATATTCATTATTTAATGAGGATGTTGGGATTAATTTGAATTATGCGGCTTGTCATGATGGATTTACCTTATGAGACAAGG
This DNA window, taken from Mycoplasmopsis cynos, encodes the following:
- a CDS encoding aldehyde dehydrogenase family protein; the encoded protein is MNTKNYQIFLKQKENYLNNGPLDLKTRIKTLKKLKKLIMFYQSDIENVLYLDLKKTPSQAFYSEISLIYNSINLTLKKLKKWTRPKSIKTPWFLFGSKSYIKYEAYGVVGIYSPWNYPFLLSFDPIIAAISAGNRIILKASEVSENSWTLINKIINDNFDESIMYCSSNDMNEFKIFNEINFDLIFFTGSSNIGKIIAENAAKNLIPTILELGGKSPSIVFDDANIKSTVKNIIFGKFLNSGQICTAHDYILIDNKIKDEFYQEFKRQLNEYKLYDNFGKIINQKHFNRILSLLDNDKLSLLNKNESKLTIEPFVYFASQNERIMQEEIFGPILPILSFENFNELKNILQRQPNPLVIYLFGKNKRNFEIEKYFKSGSVIINNTISFLSNTYLPFGGVGNSGNGRYHGYEGFKSFSNPKSFFKSFSFIKPSFLTFGKETNFKKQILEWIFKK
- a CDS encoding alpha-amylase family glycosyl hydrolase, giving the protein MNANIKNTLKSFNEFDNTFAHKHDDLGVNIIKDQINIKLWQPLAKEVKILLYKTSNLDRSESFKMDKREDLKNHYSVWEISLSKEKYQDYYYQFEIIQEDNTRTIALDPYAKSLAPFNWEGKGYKVAKGVLLKKDPIEIGKKPCDLDVKWNNSVDPIIYEMHVRDFTSLFDEYEIKDKLTFNGLIQANIFEYLKKLNITHLQLLPIHAAYSVNDLDRKILLKNQGSKWSTNYNWGYDPLNYFSINGLYSTNAENPYARIEEFKNFVDLAHKNGIGIILDVVYNHMMDNHILDDVVPGYYYRDEATKKPVIFPPLADERYMVRKLMFDSLKYFVEVFNVDGFRFDLSCFHHKETIDYIVTNLRKIKPNLVFHGEAWKFTDLNLEDSYIKGITNNKLLFGYFNDSIRDAIKGSEHEVNSPGLIHKYNKEQFLEYTSSIVAGLKNYSFGEIPHSVDSYSLFNEDVGINLNYAACHDGFTLWDKVNIFAENKTFIERIEMYRQGIMMSVVAQGRYLMLAGTELLQSKPCDYSGEESERCVISPYDDFGLEPENNSYCPNSYKTTDYTNGIKWNNLKNKDVKKYVFDFVADLNKFRMNTDYLRLDTNEKIIKRLKFLESDVEKGILIFKIDNIDHTKELIVMHNFGTKDYDIKNYNGSVLFESKIDNKNNILQANSTIIMER